A genomic segment from Octopus sinensis unplaced genomic scaffold, ASM634580v1 Contig09690, whole genome shotgun sequence encodes:
- the LOC115228165 gene encoding uncharacterized protein LOC115228165 — protein MDALCTKYGIKHVRGRPRAPWVQGQVERNNDLKSILINQSIKRWISSASSSQNCFGRYRECIKDIVYDYNNSIHSSTKKIPFYIFMGVENPGRIDEGGMEQLLAYDSTGLSEARESALENLIIAGEKMIEKRKWRYDEENINVGTTVLLRSQASN, from the coding sequence ATGGATGCTCTATGTACGAAATATGGTATAAAACATGTACGTGGGAGGCCTCGTGCTCCTTGGGTACAAGGGCAAGTCGAAAggaataatgatttaaaatcgaTTTTGATTAATCAAAGCATAAAACGCTGGATATCGTCGGCAAGTTCTTCTCAAAATTGTTTTGGACGATATCGCGAATGCATAAAGGACATCGTGTATGATTACAATAACAGCATTCATTCTTCGACAAAAAAAAtccctttttatatattcatgggtGTTGAAAATCCTGGAAGGATTGATGAAGGGGGAATGGAGCAACTTTTAGCCTATGATTCAACTGGATTATCAGAGGCACGAGAAAGTGCATTAGAAAACTTAATTATTGCTGGcgaaaaaatgattgaaaaaagaaaatggagatacgaCGAAGAAAATATCAATGTCGGAACGACTGTGCTTTTAAGGTCTCAAGCGTCAAATTAA